The following is a genomic window from Ignavibacteria bacterium.
TCTATCGCCGTAAGCATTGTTAATTCTGCTAACAGGAGGCCAGAATTTGTTTTTCTTTGTGAAATCCGTCGGGAAAGCCGCTCTTTCACGCATATAAGGATGTGACCAGTTATCACTCGTTACCTCCAATGCCGTATGAGGAGCATTTTTCAAAAAATTATCTGTCATATCGGCTTCGCCTTTTTCGATTTCTTCGATTTCTTTTCTAATTGCAATCATTGCCTCAACGAATCTGTCCATTTCAGCTTTTGCTTCGCTTTCAGTCGGTTCAATCATCAACGTTCCGGGAACAGGAAAGCTGACTGTCGGAGCATGGAAACCATAGTCCATTAATCTCTTTGCAATATCCTCTACTTCAACTTTTGCTGATGTTTTGAAATCTCTGCAATCAAGAATCATCTCATGTGCTACTCTTCCGTTTTTGCCGGAATACAATGCTTTATAATAAGGAGCTAATTTTTCTTTTATATAATTTGCATTTAAGATTGCGATCTTGGTTGCGTTGGTTAATCCTTCAGCTCCCATCATTTTTATGTAAGCATATGAAATCAAAAGAATGCTTGCGCTTCCCCATGGAGCTGCAGAAACTGCAGGTATCGCTTTACTTCCGCCGGTTGGAATAACCGGATTAGACGGTAAAAATTCTTTTAAGTGTTCTGCAACGCAGATGGGTCCCATTCCGGGTCCGCCGCCGCCGTGAGGTATGCAGAATGTTTTATGTAAGTTTAAGTGGCAAACATCAGCACCAATCATTTTAGGACTTGTTAGCCCAACCTGTGCATTCATATTCGCTCCGTCCATATAAACCTGTCCGCCGTTATCATGAATGATTTTGCAAATCTCCTGAATCTCTTCTTCAAATACTCCGTGAGTCGAAGGATAAGTAACCATTAACGCAGCTAAAGTATCCTTATGTTGTTCAGCTTTTTTTCTCAAATCATCAAGCATAATATTTCCATTCGTATCACATCCGACAACAATAACTTTCATTCCTGCCATAACAGCGCTTGCAGGATTTGTGCCGTGAGCCGATGAAGGAATTATGCAGACATTTCTTTGAGTGTCACCATTATTCAAATGGTATGCTCTAATTACAAGCAGACCCGCATACTCCCCTTGCGCACCTGAGTTCGGCTGTAATGAAACTCCCGGAAGTCCGGTTATTTCTGCAAGCTCGTTTTCAAGCTCGGCAATGATTTCCTGATAACCTTTTGCCTGTTCAACAGGAGCAAACGGATGCATTTCACTATAAGCAGGAATGGTAATCGGAAGCATTTCAGTTGTTGCATTCAGTTTCATCGTGCATGAACCCAGCGGTATCATTGAATGTGTAAGAGATAAATCTTTATTCTCAAGCTCTTTTATGTAGCGGAGCATTTCTGTTTCCGAACGATGAGTTTTGAAAACAGGATGAAACATATAATTACTGCTTCTGATTAAACTTGTCGGAAGAGTTGAGTAATCTTCGAATGCTTCTTCAAAATCTACGAGCTTATTTTGCGACTTAGCAAAAACTTTAGCAATTTCTTTTACATCTTCTACTGTTGTTGCTTCGTTAATTGAAATGGTAATAAAGTCTTTTCCATATCTGAAATTCATCTGCTTGTCTTCGGCATTCTTTTTTATCTTATTCAGAAGTTCTGCATCTTCAATTTTTACTTTCAGCGTATCAAAATAAAATTCATTCATCTGTTCATAGCCGAGTTTTTTCAGATTAAGGTCAGTCATAAACGCAAGTTTGTTAATTTTGCTTGCAATATTTTTTAATCCGTCAGGTCCATGATAAACTCCATACATTCCTGCAATAACAGCAAGCAGAACCTGAGCTGTGCAAATATTGCTTGTTGCTTTATCACGTTTTATATGCTGTTCACGTGTCTGTAATGCCATTCTGTAAGCACGGTTTCCCTGTGCATCGATTGAAACACCGATTATTCTGCCCGGAACATATCTTTTATATTTATCGAGCGTTGCAAAATATGCCGCGTGAGGACCTCCATATCCCATCGGGACACCAAATCTCTGAGTCGAACCCACAACAGCATCCGCACCAAGTTCTCCCGGAGGAGTAAGCAATGCAAGACTCATTATATCAGCTGCAACTGCAATGAAAATATTTTTTTCTTTTAGTTTTGCAAAAAGTTCTGAATAATCTTCAATGTTTCCGTCAGTTCCCGGGTATTGAGCAAGAACTCCTAAATAACCGCCATCGATATTTATTTTTTTCAAATCACCGACTTCAACTTCGATATTCAACGGGACTGCCCTTGCTTTTACTACATCAATTGTCTGCGGGAGACATTCATCAGAAACAAAAAATTTATTTGCGGTAGATTTATTTTGAGAAGCAAGATGCGAAAACATAAGCATTGCCTCAGAAGCTGCAGTGCCTTCATCAAGAAGTGATGCGTTTGCAATCTGCATTCCTGTTAAATCAATAACCATCGTCTGGAAATTCAACAATGCTTCGAGACGTCCCTGGCTTATTTCTGCCTGGTAAGGAGTGTATTGTGTATACCAGCCCGGGTTTTGAAAAATGTTTCTTAAAATTACAGTTGGAGTAATCGTCGGATTATATCCCAATCCGATATAAGATTTAAAAACTTTATTCTTCTTTGCAGTTTCTCTTATGAATTTCAAAAACTCATCTTCACTCAGTGGTCTTCCTAAATTCAACTCTGATATATTGCGTATGCTCTGAGGAATTGTCTCTTCAATAAGCTTATCAACTGACTCGCAGTTTATTTCTGCAAGCATTTCATTTATTTCCTGGTTATCAGGTCCTATGTGCCTGTTCTGGAATTCAAAATCCGATTTAAAAAACTCTGTCATTTAAAATTAAAATTGATATTTTTGGGTAAATCATACAAATATACGATTTATAAACGCCAAACTAAATTCCCTTAAAATTCACTTTCCCAAAAACTTAATCTTAACTTTACATTTGGGTTACCTTTATTTCTTAAATTTGTAATAAAAACCAGAGTAGTTTTTGAGCTCTTATTTTGTTATTTTATCGCATATAATCAGTCTCAATACCTCAAAAGTTTTAATAATAATTTAAACAATAAACACAAACATGAAAAAATTCATTTACGCTTTTCTTTTTCTTTTTTTAGCGTTTGGAAGCGCTAATTCACAAACTTTATTCATTGAAAATTTCGATTACACCGCCGGTGACTCAATCGGTGCTCACGGATGGGTATATAACACAGGAGCAGTAAATCCATTGTTAGTCACTGCACCGGGATTAACTTACACCGGTTATCCGGGTTCGGGAGTTGGCAACGCCCTTACTTTGAAATCTACAGGTAACGATGCTTACAAAGGATTCGTTCAGGATAGCGTCGGAACATTTTATACCGCATTCATGATTCGTGTTGATACCTCAAGAGCAGGCGGAGATTATTTCTTTGCAATGCTTCCTTCAAATTCAACAACTTTCTATACTGCAAGAACTTACATAAGTGACACAACGGGCGGATTTAGAATCGCATTAAGCAAAGGAACAGCAGCAACAGGAATTGCATATTCAAATGCTGTTTATACAAGAGGCACTACTTATGTTGTAATCGTAAAATACGAATTCGTTTCAGGAACAGGCAATGATAACTTAAGTTTATATGCGTTTAGCGGAGCTATTCCTCCAACCGAACCGGGAACTGCTACAATTCCTTCAGTTACTTCAACAGCAAATGACCTTACCAATTATGGAAGAGTTGCAGTGAGACAAGGAAGCGCTACCACAGCTCCTTATATGATTATCGACGGTTTCAGAGTTGCAAAAACATGGGCAGGTATCATGACAAGCATTGAAAATACAAACACAGTTGCTGAATCATTTAAGCTTTCACAAAATTATCCAAATCCTTTCAATCCGACAACAAACATTAAGTTCAGCGTTCCTTCAAACGGAAATGTAACTTTGAAAATTTATAACACACTCGGAAAAGAAGTTTCAACTTTGGTAAATTCACAATTAACAACAGGTGAATATCAGGTTGACTTCAACGCTAAAAACCTAACTTCAGGATTATATTTCTATAAGCTTGAGTTTGCAGGTCTTAACGGAAATTACATCTCTGACATAAAGAAAATGATGTTAGTGAAATAATTCTTTTTCTCGTAGAGACGCAACATTTTGCGTCTCTACGTTTTTATTTTTCTTATCCGCTCCTCCCTTTTAACCTTTCAGTTTTAATCTAATAAAAGTAATTTGTAATCTATCTTGTAACCTATGATAAATCGCCCTAAAGGCACATACGATATTTTACCATCCGATGCTCATAAGCGTAATGTTTTATTCGGTATAATCCGCAATGTTTTCCAGAGATATAATTATAAGGAAATACTTACGCCTGCATTTGAACAGACAGAACTTTTCAAACGAGGCATCGGTGAGGAAACGGACATCGTCTCAAAGGAAATGTATTCGTTCGATGAAGGTAAATTTACTTTAAGACCTGAGCTTACTGCACCCGTAATACGCGCATATCTTGAAAACAGTATGTTCAATGATTCCCCTCTTAAGAAATTATTTTATATCGGTAATATGTTCCGTCATGAACGTCCGCAGGCAGGAAGATTCAGGGAATTCTGGCAGTTCGGCGCAGAGGCAATCGGCAGTTCGGACGTTTATATCGATGCGGAAATGATTGCAATTGCCGACAGCATTCTTAAAGAATTGAACACAAAAGATTATGTTGTTAAGATAAACAATATCGGCTCACGCGACGAACGCAAAGATTATGTAAAAGCATTAAAAGATTATTTGCAAAATCATTATAACGATTTATCTGAAACCAGCAAAACACGTTTTGAAAAAAATCCTTTAAGAATACTCGACACCAAAGATCCAAAAGAGAAAGAAATCATAAAAAATGCTCCGACGATTAACAATTTTTTAAAACCTGAAACACAAAAAGATTTTGAGAAACTTTTATCTTTGCTATCAGTCCAAAACATAAAGTATGAAGTTGATTATCTTCTTGTTCGGGGATTGGATTATTATACTAACACTACTTTTGAGTTTCAGTCCGATAAGCTCGGTGCGCAAAATGCAATTCTTGGCGGCGGCAGATATGATAACTTAATTGAAATTCTTGGCGGAAAGCCAACGCCTTCAATTGGTTTTGCTTGCGGAATTGAACGCTTGTTAATGGTTGCAGATGTATCGGGATTTAAATTCCCCGAAGAAAAAAATATTGATTTATATTTAATAACACTCGGAGATAAAGCAAAAGAGTTTGCTTTAACAAAAATAAATGCTTTGCGTCAAAACGCATTTATTTGCGAAACGGATTTTCTTAACCGCAGCATTAAATCACAGATGAAGGAAGCAAATAAATATAACTCACGTTATGTTCTTGTCATTGCTGATGAGGAGTTAAATTCACGAACTGCAAAATTGAAACGAATGGAAGACGGGAATGAAACGGAAATAAGACTCGACGACATTGATTCTATAATTAAAACTTTACAAGGTTAATTTAATACTTAATGAGAACAAAACAAGTCCGACCTGAAAAGAAAGAATTTGAGTACAGCTTAGAAATATCAAAAGAAACTGATATGCTTACCGGGAAAGATTATATTCTTTTTGATTTTCAGACAGTAAAGGAATTTATCACTTATGAATATAAAATTGATATTATTTCCTTATTCAACAAAAACAAAAATCAATTAACATTCAAAATAGAAGGGCTTTCCGCTCCTGTAATTTCATTCTCGCATTCCGGAACCGCCGGCTATCAATATAAATTTTATGATTTTGAAAATAAAGATTATGAACTGTTAATCAGTAATAACAAAAAACAAAAAAATCAATTTAAATTGAAAGTAACGGACTCTGAATTAAAATTAGGAAAAAGTCCTGATGCAAAAATTGATAAATTTATTAATATTACTACGAAATAATGTTTCCAAAACTTTTTGAAATCGGTCCTGTTCCTGTTTATAGCTATGGCTTAATGCTGGGCATTGCATTTCTTGTGGGCAACTCAATTCTTGTCCGCCAGCTCCGGGCAAATAAAATGGATGAAGGCATCGGGGTTAATGTTACGTTCATTGCTTTGATTTCCGGGCTTGTCGGCGCAAAGTTATTTTATATTCTCGAAGAATGGAATTTTGGAAGCGGACTTCCTTTTTCTGCTTTGATGGCTCCAGATATTTTATTTTCTCCATCCGGCTTGACGTTTTACGGCGGATTAGTTTGCGCTGCTATCTCTTTAATTGTTTATTGCAAAATAAAAAAAATCTCCGTGCTGGGTTTATTCGATTTGCTCTCCCCCGCAGCCGCTCTTGGGTACGGCATAGCGCG
Proteins encoded in this region:
- a CDS encoding prolipoprotein diacylglyceryl transferase codes for the protein MFPKLFEIGPVPVYSYGLMLGIAFLVGNSILVRQLRANKMDEGIGVNVTFIALISGLVGAKLFYILEEWNFGSGLPFSALMAPDILFSPSGLTFYGGLVCAAISLIVYCKIKKISVLGLFDLLSPAAALGYGIARIGCHLSGDGDYGISVNGTIWEFLGYSYANGTVPTPPGVLVQPTPLYELVVAIFIFLYLWKLKDRKTFNGQVFSVYLVLVGVARLLVEFIRLNPHVVFGLSQAQLISVFMIIAGILLYLSRKDKNSVSLKTT
- a CDS encoding T9SS type A sorting domain-containing protein, yielding MKKFIYAFLFLFLAFGSANSQTLFIENFDYTAGDSIGAHGWVYNTGAVNPLLVTAPGLTYTGYPGSGVGNALTLKSTGNDAYKGFVQDSVGTFYTAFMIRVDTSRAGGDYFFAMLPSNSTTFYTARTYISDTTGGFRIALSKGTAATGIAYSNAVYTRGTTYVVIVKYEFVSGTGNDNLSLYAFSGAIPPTEPGTATIPSVTSTANDLTNYGRVAVRQGSATTAPYMIIDGFRVAKTWAGIMTSIENTNTVAESFKLSQNYPNPFNPTTNIKFSVPSNGNVTLKIYNTLGKEVSTLVNSQLTTGEYQVDFNAKNLTSGLYFYKLEFAGLNGNYISDIKKMMLVK
- the gcvP gene encoding aminomethyl-transferring glycine dehydrogenase encodes the protein MTEFFKSDFEFQNRHIGPDNQEINEMLAEINCESVDKLIEETIPQSIRNISELNLGRPLSEDEFLKFIRETAKKNKVFKSYIGLGYNPTITPTVILRNIFQNPGWYTQYTPYQAEISQGRLEALLNFQTMVIDLTGMQIANASLLDEGTAASEAMLMFSHLASQNKSTANKFFVSDECLPQTIDVVKARAVPLNIEVEVGDLKKINIDGGYLGVLAQYPGTDGNIEDYSELFAKLKEKNIFIAVAADIMSLALLTPPGELGADAVVGSTQRFGVPMGYGGPHAAYFATLDKYKRYVPGRIIGVSIDAQGNRAYRMALQTREQHIKRDKATSNICTAQVLLAVIAGMYGVYHGPDGLKNIASKINKLAFMTDLNLKKLGYEQMNEFYFDTLKVKIEDAELLNKIKKNAEDKQMNFRYGKDFITISINEATTVEDVKEIAKVFAKSQNKLVDFEEAFEDYSTLPTSLIRSSNYMFHPVFKTHRSETEMLRYIKELENKDLSLTHSMIPLGSCTMKLNATTEMLPITIPAYSEMHPFAPVEQAKGYQEIIAELENELAEITGLPGVSLQPNSGAQGEYAGLLVIRAYHLNNGDTQRNVCIIPSSAHGTNPASAVMAGMKVIVVGCDTNGNIMLDDLRKKAEQHKDTLAALMVTYPSTHGVFEEEIQEICKIIHDNGGQVYMDGANMNAQVGLTSPKMIGADVCHLNLHKTFCIPHGGGGPGMGPICVAEHLKEFLPSNPVIPTGGSKAIPAVSAAPWGSASILLISYAYIKMMGAEGLTNATKIAILNANYIKEKLAPYYKALYSGKNGRVAHEMILDCRDFKTSAKVEVEDIAKRLMDYGFHAPTVSFPVPGTLMIEPTESEAKAEMDRFVEAMIAIRKEIEEIEKGEADMTDNFLKNAPHTALEVTSDNWSHPYMRERAAFPTDFTKKNKFWPPVSRINNAYGDRNLICSCNPISDYVEIEAT
- the hisS gene encoding histidine--tRNA ligase, producing the protein MINRPKGTYDILPSDAHKRNVLFGIIRNVFQRYNYKEILTPAFEQTELFKRGIGEETDIVSKEMYSFDEGKFTLRPELTAPVIRAYLENSMFNDSPLKKLFYIGNMFRHERPQAGRFREFWQFGAEAIGSSDVYIDAEMIAIADSILKELNTKDYVVKINNIGSRDERKDYVKALKDYLQNHYNDLSETSKTRFEKNPLRILDTKDPKEKEIIKNAPTINNFLKPETQKDFEKLLSLLSVQNIKYEVDYLLVRGLDYYTNTTFEFQSDKLGAQNAILGGGRYDNLIEILGGKPTPSIGFACGIERLLMVADVSGFKFPEEKNIDLYLITLGDKAKEFALTKINALRQNAFICETDFLNRSIKSQMKEANKYNSRYVLVIADEELNSRTAKLKRMEDGNETEIRLDDIDSIIKTLQG